Proteins found in one Patescibacteria group bacterium genomic segment:
- the glmM gene encoding phosphoglucosamine mutase has translation MKKYFGTDGIRGKAGEYAMSEEMGMRLGKAMVEFCRQQGKKPKVLIGRDTRESGALLSQAVVDGISLSGGEAVLAGIIPTPGTAFLTKAGDFSLGLVISASHNDCTYNGFKFFNSEGDKLNDKEEEIIEELIDAHGGQSKGERRYAGARKMEEALKKYESGLLSALPKNFTLKGLKIVLDCAEGAACEIAPQVFKKIGAEVIACFNQPDGKNINSNCGSQFPEKMAEEVLKNKAHLGLAFDGDGDRVIASDEKGRILNGDELIYIFAKMLKEKGELGSAVVSTVMSNLGFANAIKKMGVKHVYTGVGDQRVFEKMKEIGAVLGGEESGHIIFRNFLSSGDGIFCGLKLAEAMGYFKKSLSCLGEGIVFYPKILINAKVKSKPELSTVEEIDKVIKEAEEHFGDNGRVVVRYSGTESLCRIMIEGENENEVKGYSDKIAKVIERELN, from the coding sequence ATGAAAAAATATTTTGGGACAGACGGAATAAGAGGAAAGGCGGGGGAGTATGCCATGAGCGAAGAAATGGGGATGCGGCTCGGAAAGGCAATGGTTGAATTTTGCCGGCAGCAGGGAAAAAAGCCAAAAGTATTAATCGGAAGGGATACCCGGGAATCAGGGGCGTTGCTTTCCCAGGCTGTGGTTGACGGTATTAGCCTTTCGGGCGGAGAGGCGGTTTTAGCCGGCATTATTCCTACCCCGGGAACGGCATTTTTGACCAAGGCCGGCGATTTTAGCCTGGGTTTGGTGATTTCCGCTTCCCATAACGACTGCACTTATAATGGCTTCAAGTTTTTTAATTCGGAAGGGGATAAATTAAATGATAAAGAAGAAGAAATAATTGAAGAATTGATCGACGCGCATGGCGGGCAAAGCAAGGGCGAAAGAAGATATGCCGGAGCCCGCAAGATGGAGGAGGCTTTAAAAAAATATGAGTCTGGGCTTTTAAGCGCTCTGCCGAAAAATTTTACTTTAAAGGGGTTAAAAATCGTTTTAGACTGCGCCGAGGGGGCGGCTTGCGAGATTGCCCCGCAGGTATTTAAAAAAATCGGCGCGGAAGTTATCGCCTGTTTTAACCAGCCGGATGGGAAAAACATAAACAGTAATTGCGGATCCCAGTTTCCGGAAAAAATGGCTGAAGAAGTCCTAAAAAATAAAGCGCACCTGGGCTTGGCTTTCGACGGCGACGGAGACAGGGTTATCGCGTCAGATGAGAAAGGCAGGATATTAAACGGCGACGAGCTTATATATATTTTTGCCAAAATGCTTAAAGAGAAAGGCGAGTTGGGAAGCGCCGTAGTAAGCACGGTGATGAGCAATCTTGGTTTTGCCAATGCTATAAAAAAAATGGGGGTTAAGCATGTTTATACCGGCGTAGGCGACCAGCGGGTATTTGAGAAAATGAAGGAAATCGGGGCAGTTTTGGGCGGCGAAGAATCCGGGCACATAATCTTTCGGAATTTTCTTTCCTCGGGCGACGGGATATTCTGCGGATTAAAATTGGCCGAAGCTATGGGCTATTTTAAAAAATCTTTGTCCTGTTTGGGAGAAGGCATTGTCTTTTACCCGAAAATATTAATAAACGCCAAAGTTAAATCAAAGCCGGAATTGTCAACCGTAGAGGAAATTGATAAAGTGATTAAAGAGGCGGAAGAACATTTCGGGGATAATGGCCGGGTGGTTGTCCGTTATTCGGGGACGGAAAGCTTATGCCGGATTATGATTGAAGGCGAGAACGAAAACGAGGTTAAGGGATACTCGGATAAAATCGCCAAAGTAATCGAGAGAGAATTAAATTAG
- a CDS encoding endonuclease Q family protein: MRKILDLHIHSKYSRACSKNLTLENIGAACRTKGIDVIATGDFTHPKWFLDIKNQLEPCSGMAGRNMPDGTLYKLKTADDEKVKFILSTELSLIYKDGGKARRIHVVLHAPNIEAVEKLNSHLEKSGYNLKADGRPILGMKAPDLVKLCLSIDPMFLIYPAHIWTPWFSVFGSKSGFDSMEECFHEQIEHIYGLETGLSSDPEMNWRLSALDKLTIISNSDAHSLPNLAREANIMESDDLSYGEIYEAIKKKDLAKWKGTIEFYPEEGMYHYDGHREHNTRFTPAETKKNKGICPVCKKPLTIGVLYRVDQLADRPEGFKPKGAAPFIKLVELDKIIAESLGIKSRSSVKVQEEYKNMIAAGGTEVKILLDLPIEEIKKFTRAEIAEGIRRVRAGELKIEPGYDGEYGVVKIFGEGERPKTRQGKMF, translated from the coding sequence ATGAGAAAAATTTTAGATTTGCACATCCATTCTAAATATTCCCGGGCTTGCTCGAAAAATTTGACATTGGAAAATATTGGCGCCGCCTGCAGGACAAAGGGAATTGACGTAATCGCCACTGGAGATTTTACCCATCCGAAATGGTTTTTGGACATTAAAAATCAATTGGAGCCGTGCAGTGGAATGGCTGGGCGCAATATGCCGGACGGCACTCTGTATAAATTGAAGACGGCCGATGACGAAAAAGTAAAATTCATTTTATCGACCGAGCTCTCCTTGATTTATAAAGACGGCGGAAAAGCCCGCCGGATTCATGTTGTTCTTCACGCGCCCAATATCGAAGCTGTGGAAAAATTGAATTCGCACCTGGAAAAAAGCGGATATAACTTAAAAGCGGACGGACGGCCGATTCTCGGAATGAAAGCTCCGGATCTTGTGAAGCTTTGCCTTTCGATTGATCCCATGTTTTTAATTTATCCGGCCCATATTTGGACGCCCTGGTTCTCGGTTTTTGGCTCCAAATCCGGCTTTGATTCGATGGAAGAATGTTTTCATGAACAAATCGAACATATTTACGGGCTGGAAACCGGATTATCAAGCGACCCGGAAATGAACTGGCGGCTTTCGGCTCTGGATAAACTGACGATCATTTCCAATTCGGACGCCCACAGCCTGCCGAATCTTGCCCGCGAAGCCAACATTATGGAGTCGGATGATTTAAGCTATGGCGAGATTTACGAAGCGATTAAGAAGAAGGATCTGGCAAAATGGAAAGGAACAATCGAGTTTTACCCAGAAGAAGGCATGTATCACTACGATGGCCATCGCGAACATAACACCCGCTTTACGCCGGCGGAAACGAAAAAAAATAAAGGCATTTGCCCGGTTTGTAAAAAGCCTTTGACTATCGGCGTTTTGTATCGGGTTGACCAATTGGCTGACCGGCCGGAAGGCTTTAAGCCGAAAGGAGCGGCGCCGTTCATAAAACTGGTTGAGCTCGACAAAATTATCGCCGAAAGCCTTGGAATAAAGTCACGAAGTTCGGTAAAAGTGCAGGAGGAATACAAAAACATGATAGCGGCCGGCGGAACAGAAGTAAAGATACTGCTTGACCTGCCGATTGAAGAAATAAAAAAATTTACCAGAGCTGAAATTGCCGAAGGGATAAGGCGGGTGCGCGCCGGCGAATTGAAGATTGAGCCCGGATACGACGGAGAATACGGGGTTGTAAAAATTTTTGGCGAAGGCGAAAGGCCGAAAACCCGGCAGGGAAAAATGTTTTAA
- the glmS gene encoding glutamine--fructose-6-phosphate transaminase (isomerizing) → MCGIIGYYGKSEALPIILSGLKKLEYRGYDSAGVAIIGENGKVFSSKAVGKIKELEEKINGDKEILTCQHSKEGRAPHVHVGIGHTRWATHGVPAERNAHPHTDCKENIWVVHNGIIENYQQLKKNLEKKGHKFVSETDTEVIAHLLEDLYNGNITETLMSALKLLKGTYGLVVMDKREPKKLLAARLGSPLVIGLGEGETIFASDVSVILRYTKEVIYLDEGEIAEINGTGLKIFNAERKEVDKNISQVEWNVDQAEKQGYPHFMLKEIFEQAEAVKNSIRGRFVLEEGKAKLGGLEASVERIRHIDRIMIVACGTARQAGLIGEYMFEEYAGIPTEVDYASEFRYRKPIINEKTALLAISQSGETADTLAAIREGKEKGALTLGIVNVVGSTIARVTDAGIYNHIGPEIAVASTKAFTSELAVLALMTVLLGRQRDMSLVTGQRIIQELQALPEKINKVLALSDQIKAIAKKYSKCDNFAFLGRKYNHPVANEAAIKLKEISYIHAEGFASGEMKHGPIALIDADFPSFFFAPRDSVYEKNVSNMEEIKARGGKIIAVTTEGNGKLEGLADDVIYIPKTLEMLTPILSVIPAQLFAYHMAIIRGCDVDRPRNLAKSVTVE, encoded by the coding sequence ATGTGCGGAATAATCGGCTATTACGGCAAATCGGAAGCTTTGCCCATAATATTAAGCGGTCTAAAAAAACTTGAGTACCGGGGATATGATTCGGCCGGCGTCGCTATTATCGGCGAAAACGGAAAAGTATTCAGCTCTAAAGCCGTAGGAAAAATTAAAGAACTGGAAGAAAAAATAAATGGCGACAAAGAAATATTAACCTGTCAGCACTCTAAGGAAGGCCGGGCTCCGCACGTCCATGTCGGCATTGGCCATACGCGCTGGGCGACGCACGGCGTGCCGGCCGAGCGGAATGCCCACCCCCATACTGATTGCAAGGAAAATATCTGGGTGGTTCATAACGGCATAATCGAAAATTACCAGCAATTAAAGAAGAATCTGGAAAAGAAGGGCCATAAATTTGTTTCCGAAACCGATACCGAAGTTATCGCCCATCTTTTGGAAGACCTCTATAACGGAAATATAACCGAGACCCTGATGAGCGCGTTAAAACTTTTGAAAGGAACCTACGGATTGGTGGTTATGGACAAAAGAGAGCCTAAGAAGCTTCTGGCCGCCCGGCTGGGGTCGCCTTTAGTTATCGGGTTAGGCGAGGGCGAAACCATTTTCGCTTCTGACGTTTCAGTTATCCTCCGGTACACCAAGGAAGTTATTTACCTGGACGAAGGAGAAATCGCGGAAATTAACGGGACCGGGCTAAAGATATTTAATGCCGAGAGAAAAGAGGTTGATAAGAATATCAGCCAGGTCGAGTGGAATGTCGATCAGGCGGAAAAGCAAGGTTATCCGCATTTCATGCTAAAAGAAATTTTTGAGCAGGCCGAAGCGGTTAAGAACTCGATCCGCGGAAGATTTGTATTGGAAGAGGGGAAGGCGAAGTTGGGCGGACTGGAAGCGTCGGTTGAAAGGATCCGGCACATTGACCGGATTATGATCGTTGCCTGCGGAACCGCCCGCCAGGCCGGGCTAATCGGCGAATACATGTTTGAAGAATACGCCGGCATTCCAACCGAAGTGGATTATGCTTCGGAGTTCCGCTACCGAAAACCGATAATTAACGAAAAAACCGCTCTTTTAGCCATAAGCCAATCAGGAGAAACGGCAGACACTTTAGCGGCTATCCGCGAAGGAAAAGAAAAAGGAGCGCTTACTTTGGGAATCGTAAATGTTGTTGGGTCAACTATTGCCCGCGTTACCGACGCTGGAATATATAACCACATCGGGCCGGAAATCGCGGTTGCTTCAACCAAGGCTTTCACTTCCGAATTGGCTGTCTTGGCTTTGATGACCGTACTTCTTGGCCGGCAAAGGGATATGTCTTTAGTTACCGGCCAAAGAATTATTCAGGAACTCCAGGCTTTGCCGGAAAAGATAAATAAAGTATTGGCTTTAAGCGACCAGATAAAAGCGATCGCAAAGAAATATTCGAAATGTGATAATTTCGCGTTCTTAGGAAGAAAATACAACCACCCGGTAGCGAATGAAGCGGCTATAAAATTGAAAGAAATTTCCTATATCCACGCCGAAGGCTTTGCTTCCGGAGAAATGAAGCACGGACCAATCGCTCTTATTGACGCGGATTTCCCCAGCTTCTTTTTCGCTCCCCGGGATTCGGTTTATGAAAAAAATGTATCCAATATGGAAGAGATAAAAGCCCGGGGCGGAAAAATAATCGCTGTAACGACTGAAGGCAATGGCAAGCTCGAAGGCCTGGCGGATGATGTGATTTACATTCCCAAAACTCTGGAAATGCTCACGCCAATTTTGTCGGTAATTCCAGCCCAGCTTTTTGCCTACCATATGGCGATTATCCGGGGATGCGACGTTGACCGTCCGAGAAATCTGGCTAAGAGCGTAACTGTTGAATAA
- a CDS encoding metallophosphoesterase gives MMTAIIILTLFSLVLFGGHFFVGFSFIKFFGISSDSHQIFVYAALFILSISFIALSAILHWKNGAFLNSLYYISAFWIGLALYLFLAVILGWLVIFASRQAGVGINTFALGTILTVLSLVIAIYGAWNATDLKLKTISVEIPGLPAEWKGKTAIQISDTHLGAINGAAFLEKIVKIANEQKPDLIFITGDLFDGSTRNFDELAKPLNGLHAPWGIYFVTGNHESYSGLSQVEEALSKTPVKILNDESVEVSGVQLIGIAYPAEGLIKEMAPIFASLKNSGPSILLYHDPMPRYLGEIKKAGVSLMLSGHTHGGQVFPANIITRLIYKGMDYGLRKDGNFSLYTSSGAGTWGPPLRIFTQAEIVKIIFD, from the coding sequence ATGATGACGGCCATAATTATCTTAACCCTGTTTTCCTTAGTGCTTTTCGGCGGGCATTTTTTCGTCGGCTTCTCTTTTATTAAATTCTTCGGCATTAGTTCGGACTCGCATCAAATCTTCGTTTACGCCGCACTCTTCATTTTATCTATCAGTTTTATCGCCCTATCGGCAATCCTGCACTGGAAAAATGGCGCATTTTTAAACAGTCTTTATTATATCTCGGCCTTTTGGATTGGCCTGGCTCTTTACTTGTTTTTGGCGGTTATTTTAGGCTGGCTTGTGATATTCGCGTCCCGGCAAGCTGGCGTAGGAATAAACACCTTTGCCTTGGGAACAATTCTTACAGTCTTATCATTAGTAATCGCAATTTACGGCGCTTGGAACGCAACCGACCTCAAGCTTAAAACCATAAGTGTTGAAATACCGGGCTTGCCCGCGGAATGGAAAGGAAAAACCGCCATCCAGATTTCCGATACCCATTTAGGAGCTATAAACGGTGCGGCGTTTTTAGAAAAAATCGTGAAAATCGCAAACGAACAAAAGCCGGATCTTATTTTTATAACCGGCGATCTTTTTGACGGCTCAACCCGTAATTTTGATGAGCTGGCAAAACCTTTAAACGGCTTGCATGCGCCATGGGGAATCTATTTTGTAACCGGCAACCATGAATCTTATTCCGGTTTGAGCCAAGTCGAAGAAGCGCTTTCAAAGACTCCGGTTAAAATCTTAAATGACGAGTCGGTCGAAGTAAGCGGGGTGCAATTAATCGGCATCGCCTACCCGGCCGAAGGTTTAATTAAAGAAATGGCGCCAATCTTTGCTTCATTAAAAAACAGCGGCCCCTCAATCCTTCTTTATCATGACCCAATGCCCCGCTATCTCGGAGAAATAAAAAAAGCCGGAGTTAGCCTTATGCTGTCCGGCCATACTCACGGCGGCCAAGTTTTTCCGGCCAATATCATTACCCGCCTTATCTACAAGGGCATGGATTATGGCTTGCGTAAGGATGGAAACTTCTCTCTTTACACTTCATCCGGCGCCGGCACTTGGGGTCCGCCGCTTCGAATTTTTACCCAGGCGGAAATAGTGAAAATTATCTTCGATTAA
- a CDS encoding sugar phosphate nucleotidyltransferase — translation MFEDFGIIILAAGQGKRLGCTDKPKVLLEIGGWPMVSYILETLEKGGVPKENICLVVGLQAEKVKEKLGPGYIYAMQEEQLGTAHAAHTGEEALRENVKNFLVLNGDDSAFLKFETLEKFVSFHLDSKNDLTLLTCEVGDPSLLGRVARDKIGKLRAVIEKENLTAGVADTNEVSSGIYCFKREWFRNVFPDLKPILNLNEYGLPSFIDEAAKLKAKFDAMAMDNPSEWFGINTPEQLKEADRRKTEIAKI, via the coding sequence ATGTTCGAGGATTTTGGGATAATTATTTTAGCCGCCGGGCAGGGAAAAAGGCTGGGGTGCACTGATAAGCCTAAAGTTCTTTTAGAAATCGGCGGGTGGCCAATGGTAAGCTATATTCTCGAAACATTAGAAAAGGGCGGAGTACCGAAAGAAAATATTTGTTTGGTAGTAGGACTCCAGGCTGAAAAGGTGAAAGAAAAATTAGGGCCGGGGTATATTTATGCAATGCAAGAAGAACAACTGGGAACGGCTCATGCGGCGCATACAGGGGAAGAAGCGTTAAGGGAGAATGTAAAAAATTTTTTGGTATTAAACGGCGATGATTCAGCTTTTTTGAAATTTGAAACCCTGGAAAAATTTGTTAGCTTTCATCTTGATTCCAAAAATGATTTGACGCTTTTGACCTGCGAGGTTGGCGACCCGTCGCTATTAGGAAGAGTGGCGAGAGATAAAATCGGAAAATTGAGAGCGGTTATTGAAAAGGAAAATTTAACTGCCGGCGTTGCGGACACTAATGAAGTAAGCAGCGGGATATATTGTTTTAAAAGAGAATGGTTCCGGAATGTTTTCCCCGATCTAAAACCGATTTTGAATCTAAATGAATACGGTTTGCCGTCGTTTATTGACGAGGCCGCGAAGCTTAAAGCAAAATTTGACGCTATGGCTATGGATAACCCTTCGGAATGGTTCGGAATCAATACGCCGGAACAGCTAAAAGAGGCGGATCGGCGAAAGACGGAGATAGCTAAAATATAA
- a CDS encoding ferredoxin, whose amino-acid sequence MPIKIDRDNCIKCGACERLCPECFKLDEEDLAMVIKDAPADGLNGAVEACPTGAITIEE is encoded by the coding sequence ATGCCAATAAAAATCGACAGGGATAACTGTATAAAGTGCGGCGCCTGTGAACGGCTTTGCCCGGAATGCTTTAAACTTGATGAGGAAGATTTAGCCATGGTAATCAAAGATGCTCCGGCCGATGGGCTAAACGGCGCGGTAGAAGCTTGCCCAACCGGAGCCATAACTATCGAAGAATAA
- a CDS encoding GNAT family N-acetyltransferase, whose product MEINKKEIGAEGIKFFACGADGKEVARAYLYLMKNGLHKEPFGYMEDVYVDESLRGQGIGTELVNKVIETAKEKKCYKLFATSRYDRPKVHVLYEKIGFKDWGKNFRMVF is encoded by the coding sequence ATGGAAATAAATAAAAAAGAAATCGGCGCCGAAGGGATTAAATTTTTCGCATGTGGCGCGGACGGAAAAGAAGTCGCCCGGGCGTATCTTTATTTAATGAAGAACGGCCTGCACAAAGAGCCTTTTGGCTATATGGAAGATGTTTATGTTGATGAGAGTTTAAGAGGCCAGGGAATCGGGACCGAGCTGGTTAATAAAGTTATTGAAACGGCCAAAGAAAAAAAATGCTATAAACTGTTCGCCACCAGCCGCTATGACCGGCCGAAAGTGCATGTGTTATACGAAAAAATAGGTTTTAAAGATTGGGGGAAAAATTTTAGGATGGTTTTTTAG
- a CDS encoding helix-turn-helix domain-containing protein, with translation MDLTILKKLDLSDKEIKIYLKLLEQGALSVRVLSELTGLNRGTAYDILKQLQELGLVSYYHQDTKQKFVAEDPEKLLKLLNNKEDRLHEAKKKIKEIIPELKSLKEKEGDRPVTKFYEGKEGVKSILEDVLETMGEAKEKEYYVYSSTKASEAINKAFPEYTRERIKRKIFVKAISLAQGGNMHGLDERRWLKTSEDAATFIIIYAGKCAYISRDMNGNPVGVIIENRMVYETQRILFFELWERMNIN, from the coding sequence ATGGATTTAACCATTTTAAAAAAGCTTGATCTCTCGGATAAAGAGATCAAAATTTATTTGAAGCTTTTAGAGCAGGGAGCTTTGTCTGTCCGCGTGTTATCAGAACTGACCGGCTTGAATCGGGGAACAGCTTATGATATTTTAAAACAATTGCAAGAGCTCGGGCTCGTTAGCTATTACCACCAGGATACCAAGCAAAAGTTCGTCGCCGAAGATCCGGAAAAACTGCTAAAATTGCTAAATAACAAGGAGGATAGGCTGCATGAAGCTAAAAAGAAAATAAAAGAGATAATTCCGGAGCTTAAGTCTTTGAAAGAAAAGGAAGGCGACCGGCCGGTAACGAAGTTCTACGAAGGAAAAGAAGGGGTAAAATCAATTCTGGAAGACGTTTTGGAAACTATGGGAGAGGCGAAGGAAAAAGAATATTATGTTTATTCATCCACCAAAGCCAGTGAAGCGATAAATAAAGCCTTTCCCGAATATACGAGAGAAAGGATAAAAAGAAAAATATTCGTAAAGGCAATATCTTTGGCCCAAGGCGGAAATATGCACGGTTTGGATGAACGCCGCTGGCTTAAGACTTCTGAAGACGCCGCCACTTTTATCATTATTTATGCCGGCAAATGCGCTTATATCTCAAGGGACATGAACGGAAATCCGGTAGGCGTAATTATCGAGAACCGGATGGTTTATGAAACGCAGAGAATTTTATTTTTCGAGCTTTGGGAAAGAATGAATATCAATTAA
- a CDS encoding sugar phosphate nucleotidyltransferase: MQAVILASDPCFDLKPITDHVPKSLIRIGTKKIIEHALTQLPDRISEIIITVGNFGDQIIGYCGGSYNQRRIVYVKQKKFSGAAEALQACKEVLANRFLVVPTDGIFAKKDLDHCLNYDQCLLAREVKGKTEGERIILDTNGYLKGVISGIHAKNKSLMSTGLGVLTRAFFNYAPASKEKNCLSLSGTLALAARHFPIPVLRSEYYLSIKELSELKRAEKILKNGLSKDGSC; encoded by the coding sequence ATGCAAGCGGTTATTTTAGCTTCGGACCCCTGCTTTGATTTAAAGCCGATTACTGACCATGTGCCAAAATCGTTAATACGGATCGGCACAAAAAAAATTATTGAGCACGCCTTAACCCAGCTTCCCGATCGGATTTCCGAGATCATTATTACGGTCGGGAATTTTGGCGATCAAATCATTGGCTACTGCGGCGGCTCCTATAATCAAAGGAGGATTGTTTACGTTAAGCAAAAAAAATTTTCTGGGGCGGCGGAAGCCTTGCAAGCCTGCAAGGAGGTTTTGGCAAACCGTTTTTTAGTCGTCCCGACTGATGGCATTTTTGCGAAGAAAGATCTGGATCACTGCCTTAATTATGACCAGTGCCTTTTGGCGCGGGAGGTTAAAGGCAAAACAGAAGGGGAAAGGATCATTTTAGACACAAATGGATATTTAAAAGGCGTTATCTCCGGAATCCACGCTAAAAACAAATCCCTTATGAGCACCGGGCTCGGCGTTCTGACGAGAGCCTTTTTTAACTACGCGCCCGCCTCAAAAGAAAAAAATTGCTTGAGCCTTTCCGGCACCTTGGCTCTGGCCGCCCGCCATTTTCCCATTCCGGTTTTGCGCTCGGAATATTATCTTTCAATCAAAGAGCTGTCTGAACTAAAGAGGGCGGAAAAGATTTTAAAGAACGGATTATCCAAAGATGGTTCTTGCTGA